From Bacillus pumilus, one genomic window encodes:
- a CDS encoding S1C family serine protease, which translates to MDFRREDEEKKMNHQEDVHQENEKQIDEPEKEKELVYQPHENEASATQESVTNHSPQMEDDRASKKEKKRKAAWLSPILGGIIGGGLVLGITPLLPQSQDTAANTQTQTASSEPAASDNFSTKQITNATNVADMVEDLEPTIVGVSNYQSTQNSFGLSGDSTEAEAGTGSGVVFKKDGKKAYIITNNHVVEGANKLKVTLYDGKTKDAKLVGNDVMTDLAVVEINADGIDKVASFGDSSKLRAGDKVIAIGNPLGAQFSGTVTEGIISGLDRTVEANTSSGTVEMNVLQTDAAINPGNSGGPLINTDGQVIGINSLKISESGVESLGFAIPSNDVKPIVDELLKNGKVERPYLGVQMIDLEQVPETYQENTLGLFDKQIGKGIYVKDVSKGSPAQKAGLKSGDVIIKFKGKNVANSSQLKEILYKETKVGDKTTMTVIREGKNKNLDITLGQSETE; encoded by the coding sequence ATGGATTTCCGAAGAGAAGATGAAGAGAAGAAGATGAATCATCAAGAAGATGTGCATCAAGAGAATGAGAAACAAATAGACGAACCAGAAAAAGAAAAGGAACTCGTTTATCAACCTCATGAAAACGAAGCATCTGCCACTCAGGAGAGTGTGACAAACCATTCTCCTCAAATGGAGGATGACCGTGCGTCGAAAAAGGAGAAAAAGCGGAAAGCGGCATGGCTCAGTCCGATCCTTGGAGGGATTATTGGCGGAGGCCTTGTGCTTGGCATTACACCGCTTTTGCCGCAGTCACAGGACACAGCTGCAAACACACAAACGCAAACAGCTTCAAGTGAGCCGGCAGCTTCTGATAATTTCTCAACAAAACAAATCACCAATGCCACGAATGTCGCTGATATGGTAGAAGATTTAGAGCCAACCATTGTAGGAGTCTCAAACTATCAATCTACACAAAATTCGTTTGGCCTTAGCGGTGACTCAACAGAAGCTGAAGCTGGAACGGGTTCTGGTGTCGTCTTTAAAAAAGATGGCAAAAAAGCGTACATTATTACAAATAACCACGTAGTCGAGGGTGCCAATAAACTGAAGGTCACACTTTATGATGGGAAAACAAAAGACGCAAAGCTGGTCGGCAATGATGTGATGACAGATTTAGCTGTTGTTGAAATCAATGCAGACGGCATTGATAAAGTGGCGAGCTTTGGTGATTCTTCTAAGCTCCGTGCTGGAGACAAAGTGATCGCAATTGGGAACCCGCTCGGTGCACAGTTCTCTGGTACTGTGACAGAAGGGATTATTAGTGGTCTTGATCGTACAGTTGAAGCGAACACATCATCTGGTACGGTGGAAATGAATGTACTGCAAACAGATGCAGCGATTAACCCCGGGAACAGCGGGGGACCGCTTATCAATACAGATGGTCAAGTCATTGGCATCAACAGTTTAAAAATTAGCGAAAGCGGTGTGGAATCACTTGGCTTTGCGATTCCAAGTAACGATGTCAAACCGATTGTAGATGAGCTGTTGAAAAATGGAAAGGTTGAACGTCCTTACCTTGGCGTACAAATGATTGACCTTGAGCAAGTGCCTGAAACGTATCAAGAAAATACGCTCGGCTTATTTGATAAACAAATCGGCAAAGGGATTTATGTAAAAGATGTATCAAAAGGATCACCTGCACAAAAAGCAGGCTTGAAATCTGGAGATGTCATCATCAAATTCAAAGGGAAAAACGTGGCAAACAGCTCTCAGCTGAAAGAAATTTTGTACAAAGAAACAAAAGTCGGCGATAAAACGACAATGACTGTCATTCGTGAAGGGAAAAATAAAAATCTAGACATTACCCTTGGACAGTCTGAAACCGAATAA
- a CDS encoding response regulator transcription factor — protein MSYTIYLVEDEQNLNELLTKYLESENWNVSSFLTGEAARRAMNKPPHLWILDIMLPDTDGYTLIKEIKAASPDIPVIFISARDADIDRVLGLELGSSDYIAKPFLPRELIIRVQKLLELVYKNSDTPQQKSVTPVSSYVIHEDVREVYEGDQLINLTSKEFDLLLLFTHHQGHAFSREDILVKIWGHDYFGTDRVVDDLVRRLRKKMPDLKVETIYGFGYRMLKG, from the coding sequence TTGTCGTACACCATTTATTTAGTGGAAGATGAACAAAACTTAAACGAACTTTTAACCAAATATTTAGAAAGTGAAAATTGGAATGTCTCCTCTTTTTTAACCGGAGAAGCGGCACGCCGGGCAATGAACAAGCCGCCGCATCTATGGATTTTAGATATCATGCTGCCTGATACAGATGGCTACACACTCATTAAAGAAATCAAAGCCGCATCACCTGATATACCGGTCATTTTCATTTCGGCACGCGATGCAGATATCGACCGTGTCCTCGGCTTAGAGCTGGGAAGCAGTGATTATATTGCGAAGCCATTTCTTCCGCGCGAGCTGATCATTCGGGTGCAAAAGCTGCTTGAGCTTGTGTACAAAAATAGCGATACTCCGCAGCAGAAAAGCGTCACACCCGTCTCCTCCTATGTCATTCATGAGGATGTAAGAGAGGTGTATGAAGGAGATCAGCTGATTAACTTAACTTCTAAGGAATTTGACTTGCTGCTTTTATTTACACATCATCAGGGACATGCTTTTTCTCGTGAAGATATCCTCGTCAAAATTTGGGGACACGATTACTTCGGAACAGATCGTGTGGTCGACGACCTTGTCAGACGGCTACGCAAAAAAATGCCCGACTTAAAGGTCGAGACCATCTATGGATTTGGCTATAGGATGCTAAAAGGATGA